A window of the Deltaproteobacteria bacterium genome harbors these coding sequences:
- a CDS encoding glycosyltransferase family 4 protein, producing MSGAPRAAPASAAGPGALVLVTGQFPEPNETFIVREVGELVRRGVDVTVFSLLPPPSVIPDPEARALVPVAVYPPRPGRLLVEACQTVRRAPGPALRALGRGLRDVAAALRTPRLAVKQLAVLPLALAYGRRLPAPPCRLHAHFASLPTAVVRVLAAFRGTSYSFTAHAYDIHARANRRQLPARIAGADRVVTCTAYNRGLLASLARDRADAEKIVLCHHGLELAAYLPGRGRASELIVGGASLHPKKGLDRLVGACARLAARGVPFRCVLVGDGPERTRLERQIRGLGLAGRIELAGRLPHRELVALLRRAAVLAHPSVVDRRGSMDGIPNTILEALAVETPVVATRLSGIPEVVLPEHTGLLVEPGDVGGLTDALARILLDPGLGRRLGAAGRALVLERFDLGRNVERLARLLGGP from the coding sequence GTGAGCGGCGCGCCCCGGGCGGCGCCCGCCTCCGCGGCCGGGCCGGGCGCGCTGGTGCTCGTGACCGGCCAGTTCCCGGAGCCGAACGAGACATTCATCGTCCGCGAGGTCGGCGAGCTGGTGCGGCGCGGCGTCGACGTGACCGTCTTCTCCCTCCTCCCGCCGCCGAGCGTCATTCCCGATCCGGAAGCGCGGGCGCTCGTGCCGGTCGCTGTCTACCCGCCGCGCCCCGGGCGCCTGCTCGTCGAGGCGTGCCAGACGGTGCGAAGGGCACCGGGGCCGGCCCTCCGGGCGCTCGGTCGCGGTCTCCGCGACGTGGCGGCGGCGCTCCGGACGCCGCGGCTGGCGGTCAAGCAGCTTGCGGTCCTGCCGCTGGCGCTCGCCTACGGCCGACGCCTGCCGGCACCGCCCTGCCGCCTGCATGCACACTTCGCGTCGCTGCCGACGGCCGTCGTGCGCGTGCTCGCCGCGTTCCGCGGCACCTCCTACAGCTTCACCGCCCACGCCTACGACATCCACGCGCGCGCCAATCGGCGCCAGCTCCCGGCGCGCATCGCGGGCGCCGATCGCGTGGTGACGTGCACGGCGTACAACCGCGGGCTCCTGGCCTCGCTCGCACGCGACCGCGCGGACGCCGAGAAGATCGTGCTCTGCCATCACGGCCTCGAGCTCGCGGCCTACCTGCCGGGCCGGGGGCGCGCCTCCGAGCTGATCGTGGGCGGTGCCAGCCTGCATCCGAAGAAGGGCCTCGATCGTCTGGTGGGCGCGTGCGCACGGCTCGCCGCGCGCGGGGTGCCCTTCCGCTGCGTGCTGGTGGGTGACGGGCCCGAGCGGACGCGTCTCGAGCGGCAGATCCGGGGGCTCGGCCTCGCCGGCCGCATCGAGCTCGCCGGCCGGCTCCCCCACCGCGAGCTCGTGGCGCTGCTGCGCCGGGCGGCCGTGCTGGCGCATCCGAGCGTCGTCGACCGCCGCGGGTCGATGGACGGGATTCCGAACACCATCCTGGAGGCCCTCGCCGTGGAGACGCCTGTGGTGGCGACGCGGCTCTCGGGCATCCCCGAGGTCGTCCTGCCCGAGCACACCGGGTTGCTCGTCGAGCCGGGGGACGTCGGCGGCCTCACCGACGCGCTGGCCCGCATCCTCCTCGACCCGGGCCTCGGCCGGCGGCTGGGCGCCGCAGGACGGGCCCTCGTCCTCGAGCGCTTCGACCTCGGCCGCAACGTCGAGCGGCTGGCGCGCCTGCTCGGGGGACCCTAG
- the asnB gene encoding asparagine synthase (glutamine-hydrolyzing) has translation MCGITGIFHLDPRARIDELLLHRLNAAIAHRGPDDDGFYVNGPVGLANRRLSIIGLADGRQPIANEDGTVWTVYNGEIYNYPELRAALEQKGHRFRTSTDTEVIVHAYEEHGADFVERLNGMFAIALWDDRRRRLLLYRDRLGEKPLYYTVTRGRLVFASELKALLQDPSVGRAISPEALRAYLTFQYNPDRQTIFRDVVRLRPGTVLEATAAGVVERVYWEVPAEPGPAWPEERYVEALRELLRDSVRRRLLSDVPLGAFLSGGVDSSTVTALMTGITDRPVQTFAVGFRVPGAYDESAHAERVARHFGADHRTLVVGSMDVEHLLPRTVYHLDEPIADYAAIPTFLLSEFARRHVKVVLTGEGADELFAGYPHYRFASLLRHYERLPRGARRLLGALGGRLAPPKMAKALEAGGFDPVAGYRRMKAVFRPEEMERLLAPAAGAAPNGHDGLELFRTLFRRGQRLDPLNRYLLADLSTWLPEDLLMKVDKMSMSVGLEARVPFLDHRLVELVAGMPSQLKWGREPKHLLRRAAAGLVPDVVLHRPKHGFTLPLDRWFRAECRPFAEELLLGTRARARGLFDARAVARIWQAYLAGRHGAFMQVWVLLNFEVWSRVFLDGEGVGAA, from the coding sequence ATGTGCGGCATCACCGGCATCTTCCATCTCGACCCCCGCGCGCGGATCGACGAGCTCCTGCTCCACCGTCTGAACGCCGCGATCGCGCACCGCGGCCCGGACGACGACGGCTTTTACGTGAACGGTCCCGTGGGCCTGGCGAACCGGCGGCTCAGCATCATCGGCCTCGCCGACGGCCGCCAGCCCATCGCCAACGAGGACGGCACGGTGTGGACCGTCTACAACGGCGAGATCTACAACTACCCCGAGCTGCGCGCGGCGCTCGAGCAGAAGGGCCACCGCTTCCGGACGTCCACCGACACCGAGGTGATCGTCCACGCGTACGAGGAGCACGGCGCCGACTTCGTCGAGCGGCTGAACGGGATGTTCGCCATCGCGCTGTGGGACGACCGCCGCCGCCGCCTCCTCCTCTACCGTGACCGGCTCGGTGAGAAGCCGCTCTACTACACGGTCACCCGCGGCCGGCTCGTCTTCGCCTCGGAGCTGAAGGCTCTCCTCCAGGATCCGTCCGTCGGCCGTGCCATCAGCCCCGAGGCGCTCCGCGCCTACCTCACCTTCCAGTACAACCCGGACCGGCAGACGATCTTCCGCGACGTCGTGCGGCTGCGGCCCGGCACCGTGCTCGAGGCGACCGCCGCCGGGGTCGTGGAGCGGGTCTACTGGGAGGTGCCCGCGGAGCCGGGACCGGCGTGGCCGGAGGAGCGCTACGTGGAGGCGCTGCGGGAGCTCCTCCGCGACTCCGTCCGCCGCCGGCTGTTGAGCGACGTGCCGCTCGGCGCCTTCCTCTCGGGCGGCGTCGACTCGAGCACCGTGACGGCGCTCATGACGGGGATCACCGACCGGCCGGTCCAGACCTTCGCCGTGGGCTTCCGCGTGCCGGGCGCGTACGACGAGAGCGCGCACGCCGAGCGTGTCGCGCGTCACTTCGGAGCGGATCACCGGACGCTCGTCGTCGGGTCGATGGACGTCGAGCACCTCTTGCCGAGGACGGTCTATCACCTCGACGAGCCGATCGCCGATTACGCCGCGATCCCGACCTTCCTGCTCTCCGAGTTCGCTCGCCGCCACGTGAAGGTCGTGCTCACCGGGGAGGGCGCCGACGAGCTGTTTGCGGGCTACCCGCACTACCGGTTCGCGAGCCTGCTGCGGCATTACGAGCGGCTGCCGCGCGGAGCGCGCCGGCTGCTCGGCGCGCTCGGCGGGCGGCTGGCCCCGCCGAAGATGGCGAAGGCGCTCGAGGCGGGCGGCTTCGACCCGGTGGCGGGCTACCGTCGCATGAAGGCCGTGTTCCGGCCCGAGGAGATGGAGCGGCTGCTCGCCCCCGCAGCCGGCGCGGCGCCGAACGGGCACGACGGCCTCGAGCTCTTCCGCACGCTCTTCCGTCGCGGGCAGCGCCTCGACCCGCTCAATCGCTACCTGCTCGCCGACCTCTCGACCTGGCTGCCCGAGGACCTCCTCATGAAGGTCGACAAGATGAGCATGAGCGTCGGGCTCGAAGCGCGTGTGCCGTTCCTCGATCATCGCCTCGTGGAGCTCGTGGCGGGCATGCCCTCGCAGCTGAAGTGGGGGCGCGAGCCGAAGCATCTCCTCCGGCGCGCCGCTGCCGGGCTGGTGCCCGACGTGGTCCTCCACCGCCCGAAGCACGGCTTCACGCTGCCGCTCGACCGCTGGTTCCGCGCCGAGTGCCGGCCGTTCGCCGAGGAGCTGCTGCTCGGCACGCGGGCGCGCGCGCGGGGTCTGTTCGACGCCAGGGCCGTCGCGCGCATCTGGCAGGCCTACCTGGCCGGCCGCCACGGTGCCTTCATGCAGGTCTGGGTGCTCCTCAACTTCGAGGTCTGGTCGCGGGTCTTCCTCGACGGGGAGGGCGTCGGCGCCGCGTGA
- a CDS encoding glycosyltransferase, with product MTGPSGRVSSGRSGGSASPAASSSPAGSPTASSWRCCAGRPCWRIRASSTAAGRWTGFRTPSWRPSPWRRLWWRRGSRASPRSSCPSTPGCSSSRGTSAASPTRWPASSSTRASAGGWAPQDGPSSSSASTSAATSSGWRACSGDPSIVAARILFALPGLHGGGAERVVVTLLRHLDRRRFEPHLVLADGVGPYLGEVPADVPVHTLGASRLRHALPALVRTVRRLRPAVVASTQGYMNFALLLVRPLLPPTRLVVREVIGEIYFEHSRHQDLLYRCYLRQVRAADRIVTQSDGAAREIAARVRTRPGQVARIYNPVDVARVTEEAQTGERPYGGPGPHVVAAGRLGPQKGFDLLLDAFARVRADGLGAMLTILGDGPDREVLAARTHRLGLGDAVRFAGFQPHPYRYFAAADVFVLSSRYEGLPNVVLEALAAGCPVVAYACSDGVREVVRDGVNGLLVPPADRDALARALGRLLGAPEERTRLRAQIAPTLAPFAVPTVVRAWERMFDDVLAA from the coding sequence GTGACGGGCCCGAGCGGACGCGTCTCGAGCGGCAGATCCGGGGGCTCGGCCTCGCCGGCCGCATCGAGCTCGCCGGCCGGCTCCCCCACCGCGAGCTCGTGGCGCTGCTGCGCCGGGCGGCCGTGCTGGCGCATCCGAGCGTCGTCGACCGCCGCGGGTCGATGGACGGGATTCCGAACACCATCCTGGAGGCCCTCGCCGTGGAGACGCCTGTGGTGGCGACGCGGCTCTCGGGCATCCCCGAGGTCGTCCTGCCCGAGCACACCGGGTTGCTCGTCGAGCCGGGGGACGTCGGCGGCCTCACCGACGCGCTGGCCCGCATCCTCCTCGACCCGGGCCTCGGCCGGCGGCTGGGCGCCGCAGGACGGGCCCTCGTCCTCGAGCGCTTCGACCTCGGCCGCAACGTCGAGCGGCTGGCGCGCCTGCTCGGGGGACCCTAGCATCGTGGCGGCGCGCATCCTGTTCGCGCTTCCCGGCCTACACGGCGGCGGGGCCGAGCGCGTGGTGGTGACGCTGCTCCGCCACCTCGACCGGCGGCGCTTCGAGCCCCATCTGGTGCTGGCCGACGGGGTCGGACCCTATCTCGGCGAGGTACCGGCCGACGTCCCCGTGCATACGCTCGGCGCGTCGCGGCTCCGCCATGCGCTGCCGGCGCTGGTGCGCACGGTCCGGCGGCTCCGACCCGCGGTCGTCGCCTCGACGCAGGGCTACATGAACTTCGCGCTTCTCCTCGTCCGGCCCCTGCTCCCGCCGACCCGACTCGTCGTCCGCGAGGTGATCGGGGAGATCTATTTCGAGCACAGCCGCCATCAGGACCTCCTCTACCGCTGCTACCTCCGGCAGGTCCGCGCCGCCGACCGGATCGTCACCCAGTCCGACGGCGCGGCGCGCGAGATCGCAGCCCGCGTCCGCACGCGGCCGGGGCAGGTGGCCCGCATCTACAACCCGGTCGACGTGGCGCGCGTCACGGAGGAGGCTCAGACCGGCGAGCGGCCGTACGGGGGACCGGGCCCGCACGTCGTGGCGGCGGGCCGCCTCGGGCCGCAGAAGGGCTTCGATCTCCTGCTCGACGCCTTCGCGCGCGTGCGCGCCGACGGCCTCGGCGCGATGCTGACGATCCTCGGCGACGGACCGGACCGCGAGGTGCTCGCGGCCCGGACGCATCGGCTGGGTCTCGGCGACGCGGTCCGCTTCGCCGGCTTCCAGCCGCACCCGTATCGCTACTTCGCTGCCGCGGACGTCTTCGTGCTCTCCTCACGCTACGAGGGGCTGCCCAACGTCGTCCTGGAGGCCCTCGCCGCGGGCTGCCCCGTCGTCGCCTATGCCTGCTCCGACGGCGTGCGCGAGGTCGTCCGCGACGGGGTGAACGGGCTCCTCGTGCCGCCCGCGGACCGGGACGCGCTGGCGCGCGCGCTCGGCCGCCTGCTCGGCGCGCCCGAGGAGCGCACGCGCCTGCGCGCGCAGATCGCGCCGACGCTGGCACCGTTCGCGGTGCCGACCGTGGTGCGGGCGTGGGAAAGGATGTTCGACGATGTGCTCGCCGCGTGA